One stretch of Thermanaerosceptrum fracticalcis DNA includes these proteins:
- the tnpC gene encoding IS66 family transposase, whose product MRTFDLTGLAPEVTAYITSLETQVQDLKVHVDRLTNILANFQKAMYGQSSEKRKYVLGQDENQPSLFNEAEAEADRNAPEPKTITVSGHVRKNKRTKEELAANVPVTEILCELDEEKRVCGECGGKMRILGKETVREELEFIPAQTRLLRYVRENYVCASCEKETGEATIIKAPVPAPVIKKSLASPSSVAYAMYQKYVNAMPLYRQEKDWANQGIVLSRATLANWIIRAATDWLEPLWERMKSRLLKEAVIHADESVIQVLKEEGKKPSSDSRMWVYCSGNTGNPPIILFEYQPTRSGEHARRFLQGFSGYLQTDGYSGYDKVQNVTRCGCWAHLRRKYQEALPKGGDIRGSTAAVGFEYCNQLFAIEKNLTELTPEERKLKRQEQSRPIFEAYLSWLETVNPLQGSKLAEAITYSLNQKASLGVFLKDGQIELSNNRAENAIRPFVIGRKSWLFADTTKGARASAVIYSIVETAKANKLNIFKYLVHIFSTMPALDFKNCPSLLENLMPWSENLPDYCYNENC is encoded by the coding sequence ATGAGAACATTTGATTTAACGGGCCTAGCGCCTGAGGTAACTGCATACATAACATCCCTGGAAACGCAAGTGCAAGACCTGAAAGTGCATGTAGATCGGCTTACGAATATACTTGCCAACTTTCAAAAGGCCATGTATGGGCAATCCAGTGAAAAGAGAAAATATGTCCTTGGCCAAGATGAAAACCAGCCTTCTCTTTTCAACGAAGCTGAGGCCGAGGCTGACCGCAACGCACCAGAGCCTAAAACAATTACTGTTTCCGGGCATGTTCGCAAAAACAAACGGACCAAAGAAGAGCTGGCAGCCAATGTTCCTGTGACCGAAATTCTCTGTGAGCTGGATGAAGAAAAGCGTGTCTGCGGGGAATGCGGCGGGAAAATGAGAATCCTCGGCAAAGAAACTGTACGGGAGGAATTGGAGTTCATACCGGCCCAGACGAGACTCCTGCGCTATGTTCGTGAGAACTATGTCTGTGCAAGCTGCGAGAAGGAGACAGGAGAAGCTACGATTATAAAAGCACCTGTTCCCGCTCCAGTCATTAAGAAGAGTCTTGCTTCCCCCTCGTCAGTAGCTTACGCCATGTATCAGAAGTATGTAAATGCCATGCCTCTGTACCGTCAGGAAAAAGACTGGGCTAATCAAGGTATCGTTTTATCCAGAGCGACATTGGCTAATTGGATCATCCGGGCAGCAACTGACTGGCTCGAACCCCTTTGGGAAAGGATGAAATCTCGTCTTCTTAAAGAGGCTGTAATTCATGCGGACGAAAGTGTGATTCAGGTACTTAAGGAAGAAGGGAAAAAACCATCGTCCGATTCGCGGATGTGGGTGTATTGTTCGGGCAATACTGGAAATCCACCGATAATACTTTTTGAATACCAGCCAACACGTTCCGGAGAACACGCCCGTCGCTTCCTGCAGGGATTCAGCGGCTATCTGCAGACCGATGGTTACAGCGGATACGACAAGGTACAGAATGTCACCAGATGCGGCTGCTGGGCTCATCTAAGGCGCAAGTACCAGGAGGCGCTGCCTAAGGGTGGAGATATCCGAGGTTCTACTGCTGCCGTTGGATTTGAATATTGCAACCAACTTTTTGCTATAGAAAAGAATTTAACAGAACTTACTCCGGAAGAACGGAAACTTAAGCGTCAGGAACAGTCCAGGCCAATCTTTGAGGCTTACTTGTCATGGCTTGAAACCGTGAACCCTCTCCAAGGCTCAAAACTTGCCGAGGCCATAACTTATTCCTTAAACCAAAAAGCTTCACTAGGCGTATTTCTTAAAGATGGACAAATCGAATTGTCCAACAACCGAGCTGAGAACGCAATTAGGCCATTTGTAATCGGCAGGAAATCCTGGCTGTTTGCCGACACAACCAAAGGAGCCAGAGCCAGTGCCGTTATTTACAGCATTGTAGAGACAGCCAAAGCTAACAAACTCAATATTTTTAAATATCTGGTACATATCTTCAGCACAATGCCAGCTCTTGACTTCAAGAATTGTCCTTCGCTTCTGGAGAACTTAATGCCTTGGTCCGAGAATCTGCCTGATTATTGTTATAATGAAAATTGTTAA
- a CDS encoding GntR family transcriptional regulator — protein sequence MKIDKFSGIPLYYQLKEILREEIESGVYKPDEVLPPERDFCEKYDVSRATVRQAIGDLVNAGLLRRERGRGTFVAPPKLEEDLVGFYSFTQKMREQGYDTYSETISVKKTPVSSRLKRLFSLVDKDEVFDILRLRYVNGEPLFIEKTYIPVEICPDLTLEKITTEPVYMKILESHGIKVVGAKKYIEPVLIDEYESKLLRVSEGIPALLLERQLYTSENRIVLLCKWIFRGDRCKHFLTI from the coding sequence ATGAAAATAGATAAATTTAGCGGAATACCGCTATACTACCAACTGAAAGAGATATTAAGAGAAGAAATAGAGTCTGGGGTATACAAACCAGACGAGGTATTACCTCCGGAACGTGATTTTTGTGAAAAATATGATGTTAGCAGGGCTACTGTTCGTCAAGCTATAGGTGATTTGGTTAATGCCGGTCTGTTGCGTAGAGAAAGAGGACGAGGGACCTTTGTTGCACCGCCCAAATTAGAGGAGGATTTAGTTGGTTTTTATAGTTTCACGCAAAAAATGAGGGAACAGGGCTATGATACTTATTCTGAGACTATCAGTGTTAAAAAAACTCCGGTTAGCTCACGTCTGAAACGATTATTTTCCCTGGTTGATAAAGATGAGGTTTTTGATATATTAAGACTAAGGTATGTAAATGGGGAGCCGCTTTTTATTGAAAAAACTTATATACCCGTTGAAATCTGTCCTGATTTAACTCTGGAAAAAATAACCACAGAACCGGTATACATGAAAATCCTCGAAAGCCATGGTATTAAAGTTGTAGGGGCCAAAAAATATATAGAGCCTGTACTGATTGATGAATATGAATCCAAATTGCTTCGGGTAAGCGAGGGTATACCAGCGTTATTATTGGAAAGACAGCTATATACTTCGGAAAATAGAATTGTACTATTATGTAAGTGGATCTTTCGCGGGGACAGATGCAAACATTTTTTGACAATTTAA
- a CDS encoding sigma 54-interacting transcriptional regulator, translating into MQSKLLRVLQEKEIERVGGNKPIKVNVRVIAATNRMLEELIRQEKIQV; encoded by the coding sequence ATGCAGAGTAAACTGCTGCGAGTTCTTCAGGAAAAAGAAATAGAAAGGGTGGGAGGAAACAAACCCATAAAAGTCAATGTACGGGTGATTGCAGCGACTAACCGCATGCTGGAAGAACTCATCCGGCAGGAAAAAATTCAGGTCTGA
- the tnpB gene encoding IS66 family insertion sequence element accessory protein TnpB (TnpB, as the term is used for proteins encoded by IS66 family insertion elements, is considered an accessory protein, since TnpC, encoded by a neighboring gene, is a DDE family transposase.), with translation MMKDITSYDGIYLACGTTDLRRSVDGLAIMVKQEFKMDPFGNYLFLFCNKDRNRLKALSWDRNGFILYYKRLDGAGAKFIWPQKPADVRSITVRQLSLLLEGMSIDPPKGFGEIKARDFY, from the coding sequence ATGATGAAAGACATCACCAGCTATGATGGGATTTATCTAGCTTGTGGAACCACGGACCTACGCAGGTCCGTTGATGGCCTGGCTATCATGGTGAAACAAGAATTCAAAATGGATCCCTTCGGCAACTATTTGTTCTTATTCTGCAATAAAGACCGCAACCGGTTAAAAGCCCTAAGCTGGGATCGCAACGGCTTTATCTTGTATTACAAAAGGCTGGACGGTGCAGGCGCTAAGTTTATATGGCCCCAAAAGCCAGCCGATGTAAGAAGCATAACGGTCAGGCAGCTTAGTCTACTCTTGGAAGGGATGTCCATAGACCCGCCTAAGGGTTTTGGTGAGATTAAAGCCAGAGATTTTTACTAG
- a CDS encoding electron transfer flavoprotein subunit beta/FixA family protein, translating into MPNIIACYKWVIDEADIKVDAKTRELQFDRVNYKISEYDRNAIEEAVKICEAQGGEVIALTAGTEKARASLKDALSRGPAQAIYVNDELLGNADAFITARVLAKAVAKVPDYQMIICGEGSSDQYNQQVGPQLAALLGIPAITFVNKLTVLPDKVVAERKLEDGIEVVEAAYPVLVTVLPDINKARIPSLKQILGASKKPVKEIKLPELVLTPEELKPRFKVASTLAYVMARKQQRITGDSINEMAEKAAAALIKEGVVG; encoded by the coding sequence ATGCCCAACATAATTGCCTGTTACAAATGGGTTATCGATGAAGCCGACATCAAAGTGGATGCAAAGACCCGGGAGCTCCAATTCGACCGGGTCAACTACAAAATCAGCGAATACGACCGTAACGCCATTGAAGAAGCGGTCAAAATCTGTGAAGCTCAGGGAGGAGAGGTTATAGCCCTGACAGCCGGTACGGAAAAAGCCAGGGCTTCCTTAAAAGATGCTCTTTCCCGGGGGCCTGCCCAGGCTATCTATGTGAATGATGAGCTTTTAGGCAATGCTGATGCCTTTATCACCGCCCGTGTCCTGGCCAAAGCTGTGGCCAAGGTGCCTGATTATCAAATGATTATCTGCGGCGAAGGTTCCAGCGACCAGTACAACCAGCAGGTAGGCCCCCAGTTGGCCGCTCTCTTAGGAATTCCCGCCATTACCTTTGTCAACAAACTTACCGTCTTACCCGATAAAGTAGTGGCCGAGCGCAAACTGGAAGACGGCATCGAAGTGGTGGAGGCCGCTTATCCTGTCCTCGTCACCGTTCTGCCCGACATTAACAAGGCCCGTATTCCCAGCCTTAAACAGATCCTGGGCGCCAGCAAAAAACCGGTCAAGGAGATTAAACTTCCGGAACTGGTACTTACGCCAGAAGAACTCAAACCCCGTTTTAAGGTAGCCAGTACCTTAGCTTACGTCATGGCCAGGAAACAGCAGAGAATCACCGGTGACAGCATAAACGAAATGGCAGAAAAAGCAGCGGCTGCACTAATCAAAGAAGGCGTCGTGGGTTAG
- the metK gene encoding methionine adenosyltransferase — translation MVKQLFTSESVTEGHPDKIADQISDAVLDAIIAEDPLARVACETSVTTGLVLVFGQITTKCYVDIPKLVRQTIRDIGYTRAKYGFDGDTCAVLTSIDEQSPDIAMGVDKALEAKTGEMSDAQIEAIGAGDQGMMFGYATNETPEYMPLTISLAHQLTRRLAEVRKGGILPYLRPDGKSQVTVEYIDGTPARIDTIVISAQHSPSVEMDEIRDDIMEEVIMKVVPKDLIDRKTRYFINPTGRFVVGGPQGDSGLTGRKIIVDTYGGMARHGGGAFSGKDPTKVDRSAGYAARYVAKNIVAAGLAEKCEIQLAYAIGVARPVSIMVDTFGTGRVDEEKIVAAIQNIFDLRPAGIIKELDLRRPIYKQTAAYGHFGRLDLNLPWERLDKVDELKEHFSL, via the coding sequence ATGGTCAAACAGTTATTTACATCGGAATCTGTTACTGAAGGCCACCCTGATAAAATTGCAGACCAGATATCAGACGCTGTTCTTGATGCCATTATTGCGGAAGATCCTCTGGCTCGGGTAGCTTGCGAGACATCTGTAACCACTGGTCTTGTACTGGTATTTGGTCAAATCACTACAAAATGTTATGTTGATATACCAAAATTAGTACGCCAAACTATACGGGATATTGGGTATACCAGGGCAAAATATGGCTTTGATGGAGATACTTGTGCTGTTTTAACCTCAATTGATGAACAATCTCCGGACATTGCGATGGGGGTGGATAAAGCCCTGGAGGCTAAAACAGGGGAAATGAGCGATGCCCAGATCGAAGCCATCGGCGCCGGCGACCAGGGTATGATGTTTGGTTATGCTACTAACGAAACACCGGAATACATGCCGTTAACAATTTCACTAGCTCATCAACTTACCCGTCGTTTGGCTGAAGTAAGAAAAGGAGGCATCTTACCTTATTTGAGGCCTGATGGAAAATCTCAAGTAACTGTAGAATATATAGATGGTACACCGGCAAGAATTGATACTATTGTTATTTCTGCTCAACATAGCCCAAGTGTTGAGATGGATGAAATTAGAGATGACATCATGGAAGAAGTTATTATGAAAGTAGTTCCTAAAGATCTAATAGACCGAAAAACTCGTTATTTTATTAATCCTACAGGCAGGTTTGTTGTAGGGGGCCCACAGGGAGATTCAGGACTGACGGGTAGGAAGATTATAGTTGATACATATGGTGGTATGGCCCGCCATGGCGGTGGGGCCTTCTCCGGGAAAGATCCCACTAAAGTGGACCGTTCTGCAGGTTATGCTGCACGATATGTGGCTAAAAATATTGTAGCTGCTGGGTTAGCCGAAAAATGCGAAATTCAATTAGCCTACGCCATCGGTGTTGCCCGTCCTGTGAGTATTATGGTCGATACTTTTGGGACAGGTAGGGTTGATGAAGAAAAGATTGTGGCTGCCATTCAAAACATTTTTGATTTACGACCTGCCGGTATCATTAAGGAATTAGACCTTCGGAGACCAATTTACAAACAAACAGCTGCCTATGGTCATTTTGGTCGTCTTGACTTAAACCTGCCTTGGGAGCGCCTTGATAAGGTTGATGAACTAAAAGAGCATTTTAGCCTTTAA
- a CDS encoding MFS transporter, producing MAQKILGFPGDLSSHALSSLKHRNFRLFWFSQMISLMGTWMQNMAQGWLVLSLTDSAFKLGLATAVQFTPMLLFSLVAGAVADRLPKRRMLIATQVSLMVPALILGILTVTNRVQYWHVMVLAGLLGTANAFDMPARQSFIVEMVGKADLMNAIALNSSIFNAARVVGPAFAGLTIGWFGIGPCFLLNAASFLPIIISLTLIRTSPVGQKKEKLSEARLWENIREGLSYIRQTPLILRTIILMALMSIFALNFNVLTPVLARDNLGQGAEGYGYLMSAIGIGALMGALTLAMISHHGPRPKILLGGAVGLCTFEVLLALTTSYTWALLLLALTGWSMITFTASVNTTLQLNVPDHLRGRIMSVYALVFGGVLPIGSLFSGYVAQLWGAPRSLVLGSLLGLLSIISVVHLERREDSRTGSSSI from the coding sequence ATGGCACAAAAAATACTCGGTTTTCCGGGAGATCTATCTTCTCACGCCCTCTCCTCCCTGAAACACCGCAATTTCCGGCTGTTTTGGTTCAGCCAGATGATATCCCTGATGGGGACCTGGATGCAGAATATGGCCCAGGGCTGGCTCGTTCTTTCCCTTACCGATTCAGCCTTTAAACTGGGCCTGGCTACTGCTGTCCAGTTTACCCCCATGCTCCTGTTTTCCTTGGTGGCGGGGGCAGTGGCTGACAGGCTGCCTAAGAGACGGATGCTCATCGCCACTCAGGTGAGCTTAATGGTACCGGCTTTAATTCTGGGGATCTTAACAGTGACCAACAGGGTACAGTACTGGCATGTTATGGTCCTGGCCGGCCTCCTGGGAACTGCCAATGCTTTTGATATGCCTGCCCGGCAATCTTTTATCGTGGAGATGGTAGGAAAAGCCGATCTGATGAATGCCATTGCCCTGAATTCCTCCATCTTTAATGCCGCCCGTGTTGTAGGGCCTGCCTTTGCCGGGTTAACCATTGGCTGGTTCGGCATAGGGCCCTGTTTTCTTCTTAACGCTGCAAGTTTCCTGCCCATTATTATCAGCCTGACACTGATCCGGACCTCGCCTGTGGGGCAGAAAAAGGAAAAGCTTAGTGAGGCCAGGCTTTGGGAGAATATCCGGGAAGGTTTAAGTTATATACGGCAGACTCCTCTTATTTTGAGAACGATTATTCTCATGGCCCTCATGAGTATTTTTGCCCTTAACTTTAATGTGCTTACGCCTGTTTTAGCCCGCGATAACCTGGGGCAAGGTGCCGAAGGGTACGGTTATTTAATGTCGGCCATTGGCATCGGAGCCTTAATGGGAGCTCTCACACTAGCCATGATCAGTCATCATGGGCCCCGGCCAAAAATCCTGCTGGGAGGTGCTGTGGGACTCTGTACCTTTGAGGTTCTCTTAGCACTAACTACTTCTTATACGTGGGCTCTTTTACTCCTTGCTCTCACCGGCTGGTCTATGATTACTTTTACAGCTTCGGTCAATACAACCTTACAGCTCAATGTTCCTGACCATTTACGGGGAAGAATCATGAGTGTCTATGCCTTGGTTTTCGGCGGCGTACTGCCTATCGGCAGCCTCTTCAGCGGTTATGTGGCCCAGCTGTGGGGTGCGCCCCGCAGTCTGGTACTGGGTTCTCTCCTGGGGCTCTTAAGCATCATTAGTGTGGTCCACTTGGAAAGGCGGGAAGATTCCCGTACCGGCAGTAGTAGTATATAA
- the tnpA gene encoding IS66 family insertion sequence element accessory protein TnpA yields the protein MDAKERQVLVAECRASGMTAKAWCEQKGIKYRQYVSWASKVNRKNQMVIEHGKQQWAAVTLPKEEQVAGRIKLNCGKWTIHADPGLNLALLADVLKVVDSL from the coding sequence ATGGACGCTAAAGAACGGCAGGTCCTGGTTGCCGAATGTCGAGCTAGTGGAATGACCGCAAAGGCTTGGTGTGAACAAAAAGGAATCAAATACCGGCAGTACGTTTCCTGGGCAAGCAAAGTTAACAGGAAAAATCAAATGGTAATAGAACACGGGAAACAGCAGTGGGCTGCTGTAACGTTGCCGAAAGAAGAACAGGTTGCCGGCCGAATCAAGTTAAACTGCGGCAAATGGACCATCCATGCAGATCCCGGATTAAACTTGGCGTTGCTTGCAGACGTGCTGAAAGTTGTGGATAGCTTATGA
- a CDS encoding acyl-CoA dehydrogenase: MNFQLTEEQELIRRMAKEFAETVVAPRAAEIDKKHEFPSDIVVQMVELNLMGIPFPEEYGGSGGDNLSYILVVEEISKACATTGIILSAHTSLASWPIYQFGTPEQKEKYLKPLCSGQKLGAFCLTEPNAGTDAASQQTVAVLDGDYYILNGSKCFITNGGYASTYIVFAMTDKSKGVKGISAFIVEKDFPGFAVGQFEDKLGIHGSATAEIIFKDCKVPKENLLGKEGEGFKIAMTTLDGGRIGVAAQALGIAQAAYEAALKYAKERHQFGKPISANQAIQFMLADMATQIQAARHLVYHAAFLKGSDQPHTKEASMAKLHASETAMQVTIKAVQIHGGHGYTTNYPVERHLRDAKITEIYEGTSEVQRMVIASNILR; this comes from the coding sequence ATGAATTTTCAATTGACGGAAGAGCAAGAATTAATCAGAAGAATGGCCAAAGAATTTGCCGAGACGGTGGTAGCCCCCAGAGCTGCGGAAATTGATAAAAAGCATGAATTTCCCAGTGATATCGTAGTCCAGATGGTGGAGTTAAATCTGATGGGTATTCCCTTCCCTGAAGAATATGGCGGTTCCGGAGGGGATAACCTGAGTTATATCTTAGTGGTAGAGGAGATCTCCAAAGCCTGTGCCACCACAGGTATTATTCTTTCGGCCCACACTTCGTTGGCTTCCTGGCCCATTTACCAGTTTGGTACTCCCGAACAGAAAGAAAAATATTTAAAGCCCCTCTGCAGCGGGCAGAAATTAGGAGCCTTCTGCTTGACAGAACCTAACGCCGGCACTGATGCCGCCAGTCAGCAGACAGTAGCCGTACTCGATGGGGACTACTATATTCTCAACGGTTCCAAGTGTTTTATTACCAACGGCGGTTATGCCAGCACTTACATAGTTTTTGCCATGACAGACAAGAGCAAAGGTGTCAAAGGTATCAGCGCCTTTATCGTGGAAAAGGACTTTCCCGGTTTTGCCGTAGGCCAGTTTGAAGACAAGTTGGGCATTCACGGTTCTGCAACCGCCGAAATCATTTTCAAAGATTGCAAAGTACCCAAAGAAAACCTCCTGGGTAAAGAAGGTGAAGGCTTTAAGATTGCCATGACTACCCTGGACGGAGGCAGGATTGGTGTTGCCGCCCAGGCTTTAGGTATTGCCCAGGCTGCTTATGAGGCGGCTTTGAAATATGCCAAGGAAAGGCACCAGTTCGGCAAACCCATCAGCGCCAACCAGGCCATCCAGTTTATGCTGGCCGACATGGCTACCCAGATCCAGGCAGCCCGTCACCTGGTCTACCATGCCGCTTTCCTCAAGGGTAGTGACCAGCCTCATACTAAGGAAGCTTCCATGGCTAAATTACATGCCTCCGAAACCGCTATGCAGGTAACGATTAAAGCCGTACAGATCCATGGCGGTCACGGTTACACCACGAACTACCCCGTGGAACGCCATCTGCGGGATGCCAAGATTACCGAAATCTACGAAGGAACTTCAGAAGTGCAGCGTATGGTCATTGCCTCTAATATTTTACGGTAA
- a CDS encoding helix-turn-helix domain-containing protein, with the protein MEEIEKQVIQRALERTNGNRIQAAKLLGISRANIYQKMEKYKLLSHDHCL; encoded by the coding sequence GTGGAGGAAATTGAAAAACAGGTCATCCAGCGTGCCCTGGAACGAACCAATGGCAACAGAATACAGGCCGCCAAACTTTTGGGCATCAGCCGGGCTAATATATACCAGAAAATGGAGAAATATAAACTGCTTTCCCATGACCACTGTCTCTGA
- a CDS encoding electron transfer flavoprotein subunit alpha/FixB family protein: protein MNIWVIAEQQELALELTGAARTLSGTAGEVITVLTGTEAQAQMAVKSGASKCYYINGEMPLENYAESLAKALKTAKPRLILIGATRRGKDLAAKIAALLGVGCATDGKNIEFTAEGVKIERMVYGGLAVSTLISQEETVIVTVPPKTYEAPAQEERTGEVKAFTGQPSTKVKVVEKRAKPKDAVNIADAAVVVGVGRGFAKQEDLKLAEDLAKVLEGELGCSRPVAEDLHWLPEDRYIGISGQNIKPGLYLSLGISGQVQHISGIRDAKIIFAVDKNENAPIFQNADYYIVGDLYQVVPALEEACKKALNK from the coding sequence ATGAACATCTGGGTAATAGCCGAACAACAAGAACTGGCCCTGGAACTGACAGGGGCAGCCCGTACCCTTTCGGGAACAGCGGGTGAAGTTATCACCGTCCTCACGGGGACAGAAGCCCAGGCCCAAATGGCAGTAAAAAGTGGTGCCAGCAAATGTTACTACATAAATGGGGAGATGCCCTTAGAAAACTATGCTGAGTCTTTGGCCAAAGCCCTCAAAACAGCCAAACCAAGACTCATTCTCATAGGAGCTACCAGAAGAGGCAAAGACCTGGCTGCTAAAATCGCTGCTCTCCTGGGTGTGGGTTGTGCCACCGACGGCAAAAACATAGAATTTACCGCCGAAGGCGTAAAAATAGAAAGAATGGTCTACGGAGGCTTGGCCGTCAGTACTTTGATCTCCCAGGAAGAAACCGTAATTGTCACCGTTCCTCCCAAGACCTATGAAGCTCCCGCCCAAGAGGAAAGAACAGGAGAAGTGAAAGCCTTTACCGGCCAGCCCAGTACTAAGGTAAAAGTCGTGGAAAAACGCGCTAAGCCCAAAGATGCTGTCAATATCGCTGATGCAGCCGTCGTTGTGGGTGTAGGCCGCGGTTTTGCCAAACAGGAAGACCTTAAACTGGCCGAAGACTTGGCCAAAGTCTTAGAGGGAGAACTAGGCTGCAGCCGTCCTGTAGCCGAAGACCTCCACTGGCTGCCTGAAGACCGTTACATCGGCATCTCCGGTCAAAACATCAAACCCGGCCTTTACCTCTCCTTAGGTATTTCCGGGCAAGTCCAGCACATCTCCGGCATCCGTGATGCCAAAATCATCTTTGCCGTAGACAAAAACGAAAATGCGCCCATCTTCCAGAATGCCGACTACTACATCGTCGGTGACCTCTACCAGGTCGTACCCGCCCTGGAAGAAGCCTGCAAGAAGGCCCTCAACAAATAG
- a CDS encoding transposase, translated as MKKLCKPTFEKKDHGQGAGIPVLKTIWDLFDLSLLFSQSGIRKHSGIPAWLLAFAYICGLVNHSSSANQNAKFSTEAPFLQQLLSGQIISQSAFSRFLSKPFQWLRFSLGRFARLQENTDSRLTDGDIIALDDTKIEHPHGKKIPFLCWLFDSSDKRHVWCINLVSTLAILKNGLEYPMLWRFWVKTGQENEKQSKLDLAKQMLAEARQLNKARLWVAMDRWFLCKKFLNWLMGQNFDWVTKAKRNTALFRKIYDPVLGKERYIKLNPKQLLREVYSQLRVLGKESVLSIPDIYIKMPYETLTRKGKPITRQRFLPIAAIAATYEKQAVEGSIVLPEEECPATFKDAYLLISNRVDTPEEAATAYVKRWRIEVFYRTAKQNLGLTSCYAQSETAHFAHVELLFTAKTLLCYASWECNKEGAEQAPSLCEVIRYFFNAGCRIRCCEQLIQVYFDTATQRFSRLIDKFWPHSLELRLWDWENYPETA; from the coding sequence ATGAAGAAACTGTGTAAACCAACTTTCGAAAAAAAGGATCACGGTCAAGGTGCCGGAATCCCGGTACTCAAGACAATTTGGGATTTATTTGACCTGTCTCTGCTGTTTTCCCAGTCCGGAATACGCAAACACTCCGGAATTCCAGCGTGGCTCCTGGCTTTTGCCTACATCTGCGGCCTTGTTAATCATTCAAGTTCTGCAAATCAAAATGCTAAGTTTTCAACGGAAGCTCCATTTTTACAACAACTGCTTTCCGGGCAAATCATCTCTCAAAGTGCCTTCAGCCGGTTTCTCTCCAAGCCCTTTCAGTGGCTCCGGTTCTCTTTGGGCAGATTTGCCAGGTTACAAGAAAATACGGATAGCAGGCTGACCGACGGCGATATCATTGCCTTAGACGATACCAAAATTGAGCATCCTCACGGTAAAAAAATCCCCTTTCTCTGTTGGCTCTTTGACAGTTCGGATAAGCGCCATGTATGGTGTATTAATCTTGTGTCGACCCTGGCTATCTTAAAGAATGGTCTTGAATATCCCATGTTATGGCGCTTTTGGGTTAAAACCGGTCAGGAGAATGAAAAACAAAGCAAGCTTGATCTTGCTAAACAGATGCTCGCAGAGGCTCGTCAGCTGAACAAGGCCAGACTATGGGTAGCCATGGATCGCTGGTTTTTGTGTAAAAAGTTCCTGAACTGGCTGATGGGTCAAAATTTTGACTGGGTTACCAAAGCCAAACGTAACACAGCGCTATTCAGGAAAATCTACGACCCGGTACTAGGAAAGGAACGCTACATTAAACTTAATCCGAAGCAACTGCTGCGAGAAGTTTATTCCCAGCTTCGGGTCCTTGGCAAAGAATCGGTTCTCAGTATTCCGGACATTTACATCAAAATGCCCTATGAGACCTTAACACGCAAGGGAAAACCCATTACTAGACAACGTTTTTTACCCATAGCTGCCATTGCAGCCACTTATGAGAAGCAGGCTGTCGAGGGCAGCATAGTTCTTCCGGAGGAAGAATGCCCAGCAACCTTCAAGGATGCGTATCTCCTGATAAGCAATCGCGTAGATACGCCGGAAGAAGCTGCAACTGCCTATGTTAAACGATGGAGAATAGAAGTTTTTTACCGCACCGCTAAACAGAATCTTGGTTTAACATCTTGCTATGCTCAGTCTGAAACAGCTCATTTCGCACATGTGGAGCTCTTGTTTACAGCGAAGACCCTTCTTTGTTATGCCTCTTGGGAGTGCAATAAAGAAGGCGCCGAACAAGCCCCCTCCCTCTGCGAAGTGATAAGGTACTTCTTCAACGCCGGTTGTCGGATCCGCTGTTGCGAGCAGTTGATCCAAGTCTATTTTGACACGGCAACCCAGCGTTTTTCAAGGCTTATTGATAAATTCTGGCCACATTCTTTGGAACTTAGGTTATGGGATTGGGAAAATTATCCTGAAACTGCATAA